A genomic stretch from Chryseobacterium sp. SNU WT5 includes:
- a CDS encoding exodeoxyribonuclease III gives MKIISYNVNGIRAAFTKDFLGWLTVANPDVICIQESKAGNDQIDMESLENNGYFSYWHSAQKKGYSGVGIASKIKPIHVEYGCGIEHYDSEGRIMRADFEKFSVISVYVPSASNIERLDFKMKFCYDFLNYIKELKKTIPNLIISGDFNICHNAIDIHNPEGLKNTSGFLPMEREWMTQFIEECELIDSFRFFNDQPDNYSWWSYRQNSRARNKGWRLDYNFVSYSLKEKLSRAAILKEAVHSDHCPVMVELS, from the coding sequence ATGAAAATCATCTCTTATAATGTAAACGGAATCCGTGCAGCTTTTACCAAAGATTTTTTAGGATGGCTTACCGTTGCCAATCCCGACGTGATCTGTATCCAGGAAAGTAAGGCCGGAAATGATCAAATCGACATGGAAAGCCTGGAAAATAATGGCTATTTCAGTTATTGGCATTCTGCACAGAAAAAAGGGTATTCGGGAGTTGGAATCGCTTCTAAAATAAAACCTATTCATGTAGAATACGGCTGCGGAATTGAACATTATGATTCTGAAGGTCGAATTATGCGTGCTGACTTTGAAAAATTTTCAGTGATTTCGGTATATGTTCCTTCTGCATCCAACATTGAAAGATTAGATTTCAAAATGAAGTTTTGTTATGATTTCCTGAATTACATCAAAGAATTAAAGAAAACGATTCCTAACCTTATTATAAGTGGTGATTTTAATATTTGTCATAACGCAATCGACATTCACAATCCAGAAGGCTTAAAGAACACCTCTGGCTTCCTACCGATGGAAAGAGAATGGATGACTCAATTTATCGAAGAATGTGAGCTGATTGACAGTTTTAGATTCTTCAACGATCAACCGGATAATTATTCCTGGTGGAGCTATCGCCAGAATTCCAGAGCCCGAAATAAAGGATGGAGATTAGATTATAACTTCGTATCGTATTCATTGAAAGAAAAGCTGTCAAGAGCTGCTATTTTAAAAGAAGCGGTACACTCTGATCACTGTCCTGTGATGGTAGAACTTTCGTAA
- a CDS encoding HD domain-containing protein, which yields MTNKFKIINDPVHGFINIPHEILFDVIEHPYFQRLRRISQTGLLNLIFPGATHNRFHHALGAMHLMFTALETLRLKGTVISKEEEKAALLAILLHDVGHGPFSHALENMLMDDWHHEKLSLLLMNKMNEEFNGELSMAIEMFKGQYHRKFFNQLISSQLDVDRLDYLKRDSFYTGVAEGNVNTQRIISMMNVSGDELVIDAKGIYSIENFLTARMFMYWQVYYHKTAAIAEYLLVKILSRAKFLIAHGNELPASENLWYFLHRDQDQKASEEDIARFTELDDNDIIQAIKLWSKNEDVVLSYLCQCIIKRKFPKTIISSKPFDKAFINEKIKKTDERYGEGCGLELVDEISRHLLPYNSEVQPIYLLQKSGDKITLDQSENQILSSFINQLNTKYILSFPREI from the coding sequence ATGACCAACAAATTCAAAATAATCAATGATCCAGTTCACGGGTTTATTAATATACCACATGAAATTCTTTTTGATGTTATAGAGCATCCTTACTTTCAGCGATTGCGAAGAATTTCGCAGACAGGCTTGCTTAATTTGATTTTCCCTGGTGCAACACATAACCGTTTTCATCATGCTTTAGGAGCAATGCATTTAATGTTCACGGCGTTGGAGACTTTAAGACTCAAAGGAACTGTAATTTCAAAAGAAGAGGAAAAAGCAGCCCTGCTGGCAATTTTGTTGCATGATGTAGGACATGGGCCATTTTCTCACGCACTCGAAAATATGTTGATGGATGATTGGCATCATGAGAAGCTGTCGTTATTATTAATGAACAAGATGAACGAAGAGTTTAATGGCGAGCTTTCTATGGCGATAGAAATGTTTAAAGGTCAATATCATCGTAAATTTTTTAATCAATTGATATCTTCCCAATTGGATGTGGACCGACTGGATTATTTAAAAAGAGATAGTTTTTACACTGGAGTAGCGGAAGGGAATGTCAACACTCAAAGAATCATCTCCATGATGAATGTGAGTGGAGATGAATTGGTGATCGATGCGAAAGGGATTTACTCAATTGAAAACTTTCTTACCGCTAGAATGTTTATGTATTGGCAAGTTTATTACCATAAAACGGCTGCTATCGCTGAATATTTATTAGTGAAAATTTTAAGTCGTGCAAAGTTTTTAATTGCGCACGGAAATGAACTTCCCGCTTCTGAAAATTTATGGTATTTCTTACACCGCGATCAGGATCAGAAGGCTTCCGAAGAAGATATTGCCCGTTTCACCGAGTTAGATGACAATGATATTATTCAAGCCATTAAATTATGGTCGAAAAATGAAGATGTTGTGCTTTCTTACCTCTGTCAGTGCATTATAAAAAGAAAGTTCCCTAAAACTATTATTTCATCCAAACCATTTGATAAAGCTTTCATTAATGAAAAAATCAAGAAAACAGATGAGCGATATGGCGAAGGTTGTGGACTTGAGTTGGTTGATGAAATATCCCGGCATTTACTTCCTTATAATTCAGAAGTTCAACCCATTTATTTGTTGCAGAAATCAGGAGATAAGATTACTTTGGATCAATCAGAGAATCAAATTCTTTCTTCCTTTATCAACCAATTGAACACCAAGTATATTTTATCCTTCCCACGAGAAATCTAG
- a CDS encoding PglZ domain-containing protein — MSKVIWIDDEVDLLKPHIVFLESKGYKVSPVNNVNEALEMIEKQNYQLALLDENMPGISGLEAIPMIKNIDSAIKIVMVTKNEEELIMEQAIGSQIADYILKPVNPNQILLSLKKNLQEETLIEQKTILEYQQEFRNLSMELSYLKTYQEWAEYYKKIVSWEVKFDKVFDNEFADLLQSQKEEANIQFSKFIENNYEDWLNSSEKPMMSHTLFKDKVKTVVEKEKVLLLMIDNLRYDQWKVIEPLFTKFYNKTSEDYYYSILPTATQYARNSFFAGLMPSEIEKRFPEYWINDNEEGNKNEHERDFLEDQMKRLGLSDKSMKYLKILNADFERKVLDDFNQHKNNDLLVIVYNFIDILSHAKTDNVIVNQLIRDDKTFRSLTYTWFENSSLLKIIKQAAENGFKLVITTDHGTIYVKKPSKVVGDRETSTNIRYKTGRSLTYDKSDVWAISNPEKLFLPKGNLSSKYIFAKNNTFLAYPKNYNHFVNYYKETYQHGGISLEECIIPISILEPK, encoded by the coding sequence ATGTCAAAAGTAATTTGGATTGATGATGAAGTAGATTTACTGAAACCTCATATTGTATTTTTAGAAAGTAAGGGCTACAAAGTTTCTCCGGTAAATAACGTCAACGAAGCTTTGGAAATGATCGAAAAACAGAATTATCAGTTGGCGTTATTAGATGAGAACATGCCTGGTATTTCTGGTTTGGAAGCGATTCCTATGATTAAAAATATTGATTCTGCCATTAAAATTGTAATGGTGACCAAAAATGAAGAGGAACTGATCATGGAGCAAGCAATTGGTTCTCAAATTGCAGATTACATTTTGAAGCCCGTAAATCCTAATCAGATTTTACTGTCTCTAAAAAAGAATTTGCAAGAGGAAACTTTAATAGAGCAGAAAACCATTTTAGAATACCAACAAGAGTTTCGAAATCTTTCTATGGAACTCTCGTATTTAAAAACCTACCAGGAATGGGCCGAGTATTACAAGAAAATAGTAAGTTGGGAAGTTAAATTTGACAAAGTTTTTGACAATGAATTTGCCGATTTGCTACAATCTCAAAAAGAGGAAGCGAATATTCAATTCTCTAAGTTTATTGAAAATAATTACGAAGATTGGCTGAACTCCTCTGAGAAACCGATGATGAGTCACACTTTATTTAAAGACAAAGTAAAAACAGTTGTTGAAAAAGAGAAAGTTCTTTTATTAATGATCGATAATCTCCGGTATGATCAATGGAAAGTCATTGAACCTTTGTTCACGAAATTCTATAATAAAACATCAGAAGATTATTATTACAGTATTTTACCTACGGCTACTCAGTATGCAAGAAATTCCTTTTTTGCGGGATTGATGCCTTCTGAAATCGAAAAGAGATTTCCCGAATACTGGATCAATGATAACGAAGAAGGGAACAAAAATGAGCATGAACGTGATTTTTTAGAAGATCAGATGAAACGTCTTGGATTATCTGACAAATCCATGAAATATCTCAAGATTCTGAATGCCGATTTTGAACGTAAAGTTTTAGATGATTTCAATCAGCATAAAAATAATGACTTATTGGTTATCGTTTATAATTTTATAGATATTTTATCTCATGCAAAAACGGACAATGTAATCGTTAATCAATTAATTAGAGATGATAAAACTTTTAGATCTTTAACTTATACTTGGTTTGAAAATTCATCTTTATTAAAAATTATCAAGCAGGCAGCAGAAAATGGCTTCAAACTGGTAATTACTACAGATCATGGAACGATCTATGTAAAGAAACCGAGTAAAGTAGTTGGCGACAGAGAAACATCTACAAATATCCGTTATAAAACTGGCAGAAGTTTAACGTACGACAAAAGTGATGTGTGGGCAATATCCAATCCAGAGAAACTTTTTTTACCAAAAGGGAATTTAAGTTCAAAGTATATTTTCGCCAAGAACAATACATTTTTGGCGTATCCAAAAAATTACAATCATTTTGTAAATTACTACAAAGAAACCTACCAACACGGTGGAATTTCTTTAGAGGAGTGCATCATCCCTATCAGTATTCTGGAACCTAAATAG
- a CDS encoding GxxExxY protein: MEDKILFKDESYKIIGICMNVHSSLGTGFLEAVYSEVLEIEFKKNNIPFEKEKKLEIFFNGEKLNKTYRVDFLCFNEIIIELKSVSFLHDNFSKQLQNYLKATNKKLGILINFGEKSLKYKRIINL; this comes from the coding sequence GTGGAAGATAAAATTCTTTTCAAAGATGAAAGTTATAAGATCATTGGCATTTGCATGAATGTTCATTCCTCTTTGGGTACAGGATTTTTAGAAGCTGTTTACAGTGAAGTTTTAGAAATAGAATTCAAAAAGAATAATATTCCTTTTGAAAAAGAAAAAAAATTAGAGATCTTCTTCAACGGAGAGAAATTAAATAAAACATATCGAGTAGATTTCCTTTGCTTTAATGAAATAATTATTGAGTTAAAGTCTGTAAGCTTTTTACATGATAACTTCTCAAAACAATTGCAAAATTATCTTAAAGCGACCAATAAAAAATTAGGAATACTTATTAACTTTGGGGAGAAATCTTTAAAATATAAAAGAATTATTAACTTATAA
- the rfbA gene encoding glucose-1-phosphate thymidylyltransferase RfbA, which produces MKGIILAGGSGTRLYPLTIAVSKQLMPVYDKPMIYYPLSTLLLAGIKDILIITTPHDQEGFIKLLGDGSAIGCNIQYKVQPSPDGLAQAFILGEEFIGDDSVALVLGDNIFYGTGLAKLLESKTNVRGGCVFAYQVSDPERYGVVEFDENLKAVSIEEKPENPKSNFAVPGLYFYDNSVVEYAKNLKPSVRGELEITDINRIYLEKEQLEVGVMSRGTAWLDTGTFDSLHEASEFVKVLEKRQGFKISCIEEIAYLKGFINKEQLLKSAEKYGKSGYGDYLKKLIV; this is translated from the coding sequence ATGAAGGGAATTATTTTAGCCGGAGGTTCCGGAACAAGATTGTATCCTTTAACGATCGCCGTTAGCAAACAGTTAATGCCAGTATATGATAAGCCGATGATTTACTATCCGCTTTCAACTTTGCTATTAGCGGGGATAAAAGATATTTTAATTATTACAACTCCACACGATCAAGAAGGATTCATCAAGCTTTTAGGAGATGGTTCAGCGATTGGTTGCAATATTCAGTATAAAGTTCAGCCGAGTCCGGATGGTTTAGCTCAAGCATTTATTTTGGGCGAAGAATTTATCGGTGACGATTCTGTAGCTTTAGTTTTAGGAGATAATATTTTTTATGGAACTGGTTTGGCAAAATTGCTGGAAAGTAAGACCAATGTAAGAGGAGGTTGTGTTTTCGCTTACCAGGTTTCTGATCCCGAACGATATGGGGTTGTAGAATTTGATGAAAATTTAAAAGCAGTTTCCATTGAAGAAAAACCAGAAAATCCTAAATCAAATTTTGCAGTTCCTGGCTTATACTTTTATGATAATTCTGTAGTAGAATATGCTAAAAATTTGAAACCATCTGTTCGTGGAGAATTAGAGATTACCGATATTAATAGAATTTACCTTGAAAAAGAACAGTTGGAAGTAGGAGTAATGTCTCGTGGAACAGCGTGGTTAGATACTGGAACATTTGATTCCTTACATGAAGCTTCAGAATTTGTGAAAGTTCTGGAAAAAAGACAAGGATTCAAAATTTCTTGTATTGAAGAAATAGCCTACCTAAAAGGATTTATTAATAAAGAACAGTTGCTAAAATCGGCCGAAAAGTACGGCAAAAGCGGTTACGGAGACTATTTAAAAAAGTTGATTGTTTAA
- a CDS encoding sodium:proton antiporter: MAEIFIIGICLILLISYLFDISTKFTKIPSVILLLATGWLLNQVGGLFNVIIPNLNVILPILGTVGLILIVLEGSLELELNQSTKEVVKKSAVIALVPLVIIAIGFSLFLYLEWNISFKQSLINIIPFCIISSSIAIPSAINLTKQKRQFITYESSLSDIIGVLFFNFATFGTAITLSGAVHFAGQFLLMLLISVVASLVLAFLLAKIDHHIKYGPIIILNILIYQVSKIYHLPALIFILFFGLVLGNIDELRNVKFLRNIRFTKLTREVRHFKDVVIEATFIVRTLFFIVFGFVLKTEDIINQDSLIWSISIVIAIYILRAAFLKLGKMDMQPLFYIAPRGLITVLLFLSITPEQRFAYLNESVVIQVILMTTFIMMIGLLFEKKGKPEMLRFPNFRKDKSEQE, translated from the coding sequence ATGGCTGAAATATTTATTATCGGAATTTGTCTCATTTTACTAATATCTTATCTCTTTGATATTTCTACCAAATTTACTAAGATTCCGTCTGTTATTTTATTATTAGCGACCGGTTGGCTTTTGAATCAGGTTGGGGGATTGTTTAATGTGATCATTCCAAACCTGAATGTTATTCTGCCAATTTTGGGTACAGTAGGGCTGATCTTAATTGTTTTAGAAGGTTCCCTTGAACTCGAATTAAATCAGTCTACAAAGGAAGTTGTGAAAAAATCTGCTGTTATTGCTTTGGTTCCGTTGGTAATTATTGCCATAGGATTTTCACTTTTTTTATATCTGGAGTGGAATATTTCCTTTAAGCAAAGTTTAATCAATATTATCCCGTTTTGTATTATCAGTAGTTCAATCGCAATTCCCAGCGCGATTAATTTAACAAAACAGAAACGTCAGTTCATCACTTATGAAAGTAGTCTGTCAGATATTATAGGAGTACTGTTTTTTAACTTCGCTACGTTTGGAACTGCAATTACATTAAGTGGAGCAGTTCATTTTGCCGGCCAGTTTCTGCTGATGTTGTTAATTTCCGTAGTAGCATCTTTAGTTCTTGCATTTCTATTGGCCAAGATCGATCATCATATTAAATACGGGCCGATAATTATTCTTAATATTTTAATTTATCAAGTTTCAAAGATTTACCATCTTCCCGCTTTGATTTTTATCCTGTTTTTCGGATTGGTTTTGGGTAATATTGACGAGTTACGAAATGTGAAATTCTTACGGAATATTCGGTTTACAAAACTAACCAGAGAAGTGAGGCATTTTAAAGATGTGGTAATAGAAGCTACTTTTATTGTCAGAACGCTCTTTTTTATCGTATTCGGATTTGTACTAAAAACGGAGGATATTATTAATCAAGATTCTTTAATTTGGTCTATTTCAATAGTTATTGCCATTTACATCTTACGTGCAGCTTTCTTAAAATTAGGTAAAATGGATATGCAACCTCTTTTTTATATTGCACCGCGTGGTTTAATTACGGTGCTTTTATTTTTAAGTATTACGCCCGAGCAGCGTTTTGCGTATCTTAATGAATCTGTTGTGATCCAGGTCATTCTAATGACAACCTTTATAATGATGATCGGCCTTTTATTTGAGAAAAAAGGTAAACCGGAGATGCTGAGATTTCCAAATTTCCGTAAAGACAAATCAGAACAAGAATAA
- the rimO gene encoding 30S ribosomal protein S12 methylthiotransferase RimO, whose translation MRTKSVGKKKINIVTLGCSKNVYDSEVLMGQLKANGKEVVHEDKGDIVVINTCGFIDNAKEESINTILEFVEAKNRGEVEQVFVTGCLSERYKPDLIREIPDVDQYFGTRDLPLLLKHLGADYKHELVGERMVTTPRHYAYLKISEGCDRPCSFCAIPLMRGKNISTPIENLVIEAEKLAKKGVKELILIAQDLTYYGLDLYKKRALGDLLLRLVKVEGIEWIRLHYAFPTGFPEDVLEIIKNEPKVCNYIDIPLQHINSDLLKAMKRGTSHEKTNALLAKFRQMVPDMAIRTTLIVGFPGETEEKFQEMKEWVREQRFDRLGCFTYSHEENTTAYVLEDNVPQDVKEARVEEIMELQSHISWEKNQERIGKTYRCIFDRKEGNYFVGRTEFDSPDVDNTVLVSAENTYLSIGEFADIKITSAEEFDLYGELV comes from the coding sequence ATGCGCACAAAATCAGTCGGAAAAAAGAAAATAAACATCGTTACTTTAGGATGTTCCAAAAATGTATATGATTCGGAAGTGTTGATGGGACAGCTAAAAGCCAATGGTAAGGAAGTAGTTCACGAAGATAAGGGCGATATCGTTGTTATTAATACTTGTGGTTTTATTGATAATGCAAAAGAAGAATCTATTAATACGATCTTAGAATTTGTAGAAGCTAAAAACCGTGGCGAAGTAGAGCAGGTTTTTGTTACAGGTTGTCTTTCAGAAAGATATAAGCCCGATTTAATTAGAGAAATTCCCGATGTTGATCAGTATTTCGGAACCCGTGATTTACCTTTGTTATTAAAGCATTTAGGTGCAGATTATAAACATGAGTTGGTTGGTGAAAGAATGGTTACTACTCCAAGACATTACGCTTACCTTAAAATTTCTGAAGGATGCGACCGCCCATGTTCTTTCTGCGCAATACCTTTAATGAGAGGAAAAAATATTTCTACACCAATTGAAAATTTAGTTATTGAAGCAGAGAAATTGGCGAAAAAAGGGGTGAAGGAATTAATCTTAATTGCCCAGGATCTAACCTATTACGGCTTAGATTTATATAAAAAGCGTGCTTTAGGTGATTTGCTTTTACGTTTGGTGAAAGTAGAAGGAATAGAGTGGATTCGTTTACATTATGCTTTTCCAACAGGCTTTCCAGAAGATGTTTTAGAAATTATCAAGAACGAACCGAAAGTTTGTAACTATATCGATATCCCATTACAGCATATCAATTCTGATCTTTTAAAAGCGATGAAGCGTGGAACTTCACACGAGAAAACCAACGCTTTATTAGCCAAGTTCAGACAAATGGTTCCGGATATGGCTATCAGAACGACTTTAATCGTAGGTTTTCCAGGTGAAACAGAGGAGAAATTCCAGGAGATGAAAGAATGGGTTCGTGAGCAGCGATTTGACCGTTTGGGATGTTTTACCTATTCACACGAAGAAAATACAACTGCTTATGTTTTAGAGGACAACGTGCCTCAAGACGTAAAAGAAGCTCGGGTAGAAGAGATCATGGAATTGCAGTCACATATTTCTTGGGAGAAAAATCAAGAGAGAATAGGTAAAACTTACCGCTGTATTTTTGATCGTAAAGAGGGTAATTATTTTGTAGGACGAACAGAATTCGATTCTCCGGATGTTGATAATACTGTTTTAGTTTCTGCAGAAAATACCTACTTATCCATTGGTGAGTTTGCAGATATTAAAATTACTTCAGCTGAAGAGTTTGATTTATACGGAGAACTCGTTTAA
- the lpxD gene encoding UDP-3-O-(3-hydroxymyristoyl)glucosamine N-acyltransferase — MEFTASQIANFINGRIIGDEHALIKGVSPIENGEENYLSFVAQDRFVHHIQNSKCSVIIVSEKLLTEEKYNPTIIVVEDAYLSFQILMNLYQEMKGRRTGIEDGAVFHESATVGENVYVGAFTCVSEKVIIGEDSQIYPQVFIGRNVKIGKNCVIYSGVRIYDYCVIGDNCIIHSNTVIGSDGFGFQPTKDGYQKIPQLGNVILEDDVEIGSNCSIDRGTIGSTIIGKGTKIDNLIQIAHNVKLGQHNVIAAQAGIAGSTVIGNWNQIGGQAGIAGHIQIGNQVKIQAQSGVNKKPKDGVSLYGSPAINASDYRRNYVHFRNFSDIVKRINNLEINSKDKTNE, encoded by the coding sequence ATGGAGTTTACCGCATCGCAGATTGCAAATTTTATTAACGGACGCATCATTGGAGATGAGCACGCATTGATCAAAGGGGTTTCCCCAATTGAAAATGGAGAGGAGAATTACCTTTCATTCGTTGCTCAAGATCGGTTTGTACATCATATTCAGAATTCAAAATGCTCTGTAATCATCGTTTCAGAAAAGCTTTTGACGGAAGAGAAGTATAATCCTACCATCATTGTGGTAGAAGATGCCTATCTTTCTTTTCAGATATTGATGAATTTATATCAGGAAATGAAAGGACGTAGAACCGGAATCGAAGATGGAGCTGTTTTTCATGAATCTGCAACCGTGGGCGAAAATGTTTATGTTGGAGCTTTTACTTGTGTATCAGAGAAAGTGATTATAGGCGAAGATTCTCAGATTTATCCTCAGGTTTTTATAGGCAGAAATGTTAAGATTGGTAAAAACTGTGTCATATATAGTGGCGTTAGAATTTATGATTATTGTGTGATTGGTGATAATTGTATCATCCATTCCAACACTGTGATTGGTTCAGATGGTTTTGGTTTTCAGCCTACTAAAGATGGTTATCAAAAAATTCCACAATTAGGGAATGTAATTTTAGAGGACGATGTAGAAATAGGTTCTAATTGCAGCATTGACCGCGGAACGATAGGATCAACTATTATTGGAAAAGGAACCAAAATAGATAATTTAATTCAGATTGCCCATAATGTAAAATTGGGACAGCATAATGTGATTGCTGCACAGGCAGGAATTGCAGGTTCCACCGTTATTGGTAACTGGAATCAAATAGGTGGTCAGGCAGGAATTGCCGGTCATATCCAAATAGGAAATCAGGTGAAAATTCAGGCGCAAAGTGGCGTGAATAAAAAACCAAAAGATGGGGTAAGCCTTTATGGTTCACCCGCTATTAATGCCAGTGATTATCGCCGTAATTATGTGCATTTCAGAAATTTTAGTGACATCGTAAAACGTATAAATAATCTTGAGATAAACTCAAAAGATAAAACTAATGAGTGA
- the rfbB gene encoding dTDP-glucose 4,6-dehydratase, translating to MKNILITGGAGFIGSHVVREFVQNNPEATIINLDALTYAGNLENLKDIENEPNYVFEKADITDVDELRKVFEKYHPDAIIHLAAESHVDRSIEDPSSFINTNVNGTANLLNLAREFWTLNPDHQHGNFPNETRTNLFYHVSTDEVYGSLGETGFFLETTAYDPQSPYSASKAASDHLVRAYGNTYGMPFIISNCSNNYGPNHFPEKLIPLCISNILNGKPLPIYGDGKYTRDWLYVIDHAKAIHQIFFEAKTGETYNIGGFNEWQNIDLVKELIKQMDEKLGNPAGHSEKLITYVKDRPGHDLRYAIDATKLNKELGWMPSVTFEEGLGKTINWFLENKDWLDNVTSGDYQKYYVSQYSNDTN from the coding sequence ATGAAAAATATTTTGATCACCGGTGGAGCTGGTTTTATAGGATCTCATGTGGTTCGGGAATTTGTACAGAACAATCCGGAAGCAACTATTATCAACCTCGATGCTTTAACGTACGCTGGAAATCTGGAAAATTTAAAAGATATTGAAAACGAACCCAATTATGTTTTTGAAAAAGCAGATATCACGGATGTAGATGAGTTAAGAAAAGTTTTTGAGAAATATCATCCCGATGCAATCATCCATTTAGCTGCAGAAAGTCACGTTGACAGAAGTATTGAGGATCCGAGTTCTTTCATTAATACCAACGTAAATGGAACTGCAAACCTTTTGAATTTAGCCAGAGAATTCTGGACGTTAAATCCAGATCATCAACATGGTAATTTTCCGAATGAAACCAGAACTAATTTATTCTATCACGTTTCTACGGATGAGGTTTATGGAAGTTTGGGCGAAACGGGTTTCTTTTTAGAAACTACCGCCTATGATCCTCAATCTCCGTATTCTGCAAGTAAAGCGGCTTCTGATCATTTGGTTCGAGCGTACGGAAACACCTACGGAATGCCATTTATTATTTCGAATTGTTCGAATAATTACGGTCCCAATCATTTTCCTGAAAAATTAATTCCATTGTGTATTTCTAATATTTTAAATGGAAAACCTCTTCCAATTTATGGAGATGGAAAATACACCAGAGATTGGTTGTATGTAATTGACCACGCCAAAGCAATTCATCAAATATTTTTTGAAGCAAAAACGGGTGAAACTTATAACATCGGTGGTTTTAACGAATGGCAGAACATTGATTTGGTGAAAGAGCTTATCAAGCAAATGGATGAAAAATTAGGAAATCCAGCAGGTCATTCTGAAAAATTAATTACTTACGTGAAAGACAGACCAGGACACGATTTACGATACGCAATTGATGCAACTAAATTGAATAAAGAATTAGGTTGGATGCCAAGTGTAACTTTTGAAGAAGGACTTGGAAAAACAATCAACTGGTTTTTAGAGAATAAAGATTGGCTGGATAATGTGACTTCTGGCGATTATCAGAAATATTATGTTTCGCAATATTCGAATGATACGAATTAA
- a CDS encoding septal ring lytic transglycosylase RlpA family protein: MMKRGILLIIMMISTLGIYSFNKYDADDAKTSFASFYHDKFNGRKTASGEIFSNAKLTAANRTLPFGTMVKVTNLRTGKSVIVEINDRGPFHSSRALDLTKAAFKAIGNTARGTMPVEYEIIDND, translated from the coding sequence ATGATGAAAAGAGGAATACTCCTAATCATAATGATGATTTCAACACTCGGTATTTATTCATTCAACAAGTATGATGCCGATGATGCCAAAACTAGTTTTGCATCGTTCTACCACGATAAGTTTAACGGTAGGAAAACAGCAAGCGGAGAGATTTTCAGTAATGCAAAGTTAACCGCAGCTAACAGAACCCTTCCTTTCGGGACGATGGTGAAAGTCACCAACCTGAGAACGGGGAAAAGTGTAATCGTAGAAATAAATGACCGAGGTCCTTTTCATTCTTCCCGAGCACTTGACCTCACCAAGGCAGCCTTTAAGGCCATAGGAAATACCGCAAGAGGTACTATGCCCGTAGAATACGAAATTATCGACAACGACTAA